A region of the Triplophysa rosa linkage group LG5, Trosa_1v2, whole genome shotgun sequence genome:
ACAATTTAGGAAGGATCAAGAATCTTATAGACTGGCTGCAAAAAGCCGAATGTGAAGCCAAAGCGAGCAGTCGATCGGCTACAACATAAAAACTAACGACACACTTTTCAAGTTAAAAGTCGCGGGTTCATTCATTGTCTTATATTTGTTGTACGCGCCGTCTTTTGGGGACAACCCCTTGACGCTGACGTGTAAAGCGTTATTTACGGTATATTAATTAAAATGGAGTGAGTGgttataataaattacatttattgtaaatatgtaaattcaCGAGGGcttgtattttaaatgaatcataATACCAGTCGCGCGCTCTTGATACGTTACGTAGGGTGAAGCTGACTAAAAAGAACCGCATTTGATTTATCGTCTAAAAAGCAATTTAATCAAATCCAACTATTTGGCCATATACTCATTTAACGTTAGtttgtattttacattattttgtcTTCTTTCATACATTATAATTGTATAAACATCATATGTTTTGAAATACGTTTACAATTCGTTTGTACggcattattattttatgggGTAAAACCGGACAGAAATTGAAGTCGACAATTATTTTAGAACCAAACTGCACGACATGCATGCATGTCTCACAAAATTACGCTTGAAAGGTTTTACAGATCTCCTTTTTGTTCTCTTTAAACATAGCAACGACATACTTTAGTTATAAATtggatatttattaaaaaacattaaaatcctAAGAAAAATATCATACAATATTTGTGCATTTTTCCTTTGTTCCTTTTTACTTCTTTTTTGTCATTGTCTGGGTGTCTTTTTTTacctatataataataatatttctaATACAAATAGCATAAGAACGATTTATGttcattggttttgttttacatttttgccgtgccgtgtcacaccataggacacatatagtttatttgtcaactacccatacattattatttcatatatttttttaatatgataTAATATTATGATGAATTGGCACACtggaaaatacattaaaaacaacCCATTGTATAACCTTTTGGGAAATCAAACCACCACATTGTATTGTATGATCctcataatgtttttaaatacaagacagtatttttaataaaaataaccaaatcCTTTAAACAGAAACACTTTGTTGTCCTAGCGTTTCTTTACaaaaacaatgcagatgacacatttacaatgtttgtgtttgcgAATAAGCTaaatttattataaacaatCAAATAGTTTCCCACTTCTCATTATTTGAAATGGTCTTTAATTCACAGTTGTATATAAGTGCCTGAAAAAGCATAACATTTTGATAGCTTGAAACACTTGAAAACAAATCTGAACAGTTTTTATACAAAACATACCATAAATTCTATGAAGGTAATGTAGGGACCCACACCTGTATACATCCTGACTTTTATCTCTTATATAAAATCAAACTGCATGTAAACGATCAGGCATACTGAGAGATTCTGCATCTTAAACTCTTCCTACACATTACGTACTAAACAAACATTCGGTCATTTGCACGAGTAGCAGCGAGTGGTAATGACGGCATGCACTTTGCAAATGTACGCGTTACAATTCTGGCACACAGTGCTGGTTTTATTACGTGCACAGACCCTGCACCTCTTCCTTTTAGACTTTGAAGGGGTAGAATTGGCATCGGGGGGCTTAACGGCTGCCTGTTCTTTCACCGTAGTGTCAGAAGCGCACGTATAAGGACGTGGCACCGGCTTACGTCTCTCCATTTGGGGAGACACCAGAGCTTTCCCCAGTTCTTCAAGAAAGGTCCTCCGCTTGGCGAATTTCACTTTGTTCCAGTCTGGGTTCACTTCTGTCCACACCACAGAGGCGTTGTATGCAGAGACATCTAACATGGTAAAGAACAGCACGAGGGGCCAACGGTTCGTCTTCTGCTTACAACTGTAAGCGTTGATGGACTGCAACAATAAAACTGAAGTTacatttcacaaaaaacacagcaTATTGTAGAATACACAAGACAGCGCGATCCCGAAGTAGATAAAAAAGTGAAATACCCGGTTAAGGTTGTCTACTCCTCTTTTGTACCGATCGTAATCCAGGATCAAACTGGGCTTTTTGCTCACCTTGCTGCTTACACCTGCACCGCTGTGCCGCGTGCTCATCACAAGCACATTCTGGTATTTTCTTGGGATATACGACACGAGGGCGTGCGTCTGCGTGAAGGCAaacttggaggaaaaaatccCTCTGCCTTTCGTATCCACCAGTTGAGGCGGGAGCTCAGGTTTGCTTTGTCTGACCGCTCCGACCATAGTAAGTTTTCTCTTGAGCAGCTCCTTGCCAAGGGCATACGAGGTCAAAGAGCGGTCACATGTGACGTTGTGTCCGCGGAGACCCTGCGTCACGTCAAGCACAACTCGCGCGCCTCGATTCTTTTCCGCTTTTCCGTCAGCAGCTTTGCCGGCGTCCAGCTGCACGTTCCACGCGTAGCTTGACTTCGCATCACAAGCCACCCATAGTTTTATTCCACATCTGCCGGGTTTGCGCAGTGTGTAATGCCTAAAAGGACAGTGACCTCTGAAGGGGACCAGCCGCTCACCCACAGTGACCTCCGGGCCCGGATTGTACATGCACGGTAGAAGATCCACCCACTTGTCCCAAACGTCTCTAATCGGAGCGAGTGTGTCTTTTTGGAATCGGGCGCATGTTGTTTCGTGGTCATCAAAGCGGACGATTCGAGAGATGTTCAGGAACTGATTTACTGGCATGGCAGTCTGAAAAATTGCCCGACCTGTCCGGTCGTGCCATAAACTTTCGATGCTCTCATTCTTTGATCTGTACACGCCGGTCAAAATCATCAGACCGGTGAACGCTTGCAAGTCTATCCTGTCCAGCATAGTCCAGCTCTCCTTATGCACACGTCTCCCCTCCTTGTTGGTCATATGTAAGATGATGTTCTCGATACTGTTCGGCATGAACAACTGAAAGCAGGACTTTATGTCTTTAGCGTGAGAGCTTGCGTATTTTGTGGGCCCTGGTTTTAACTTGAGTTTCTTTTTGGATGAACCTGTTTTTCTAATGAAGGGGGACGAGCACCACAACAACTTCCAGTCCTTTGACTGTAACGGCTCCTCATCCTCACAAGAGTCCTCCGCTGTATCATTTGGTGGTTCCACAGGAGTCGTTTCAGGCCCATCGTCCTCTATGTCTGACATGTCCATTGATTCGTGTCGTACTCTATTAAAGTCTGCCATCGAGTCAGTGTCACTTAAATCATTAACCACTGATCTAAGTTCAGTAAAGGCTTTGCTCATTGTGACGCTACAGAATGAAAGAATAACGTTTGGGATGAAATAACTAGCTGTCAGCCACGAAAGACTCACACAGCGCCATATGTTGTTATGAAACCACAACAAATTCGTTTTCCTCTCGAGTGGCAAAAGTAGCTCAAGTGTATTACACGGAAAAAgatattacaaaatatattttagggAAAAGTTCCTCACGCTTATaagtttttagtaaaaaaaaaaaagtaatcaatCAATACGTGTATTTTTAAAACGACGATCGGGATGTCCAGTGCGATGCACGCTGCGCGCAAAATCCTGCGGTTTCTAAGTCACATTTAAACCACACGCGGAGAACAAAACACTTGTAAAGTATCTCAGCATTACGACAAATCACACGAACATAACGTCTGAGCTCTGACGCGCGCTCTTCTCACTTCTGCAGCAAAACTAGCAGAGAGACGAGTCTCTGGCTGTGTCCGAAACAGCCCCCTATAccctaatatagtgcactatttgaggggacatccatttttagtggtgtccgaattcatag
Encoded here:
- the LOC130554176 gene encoding piggyBac transposable element-derived protein 4-like isoform X2, with product MSKAFTELRSVVNDLSDTDSMADFNRVRHESMDMSDIEDDGPETTPVEPPNDTAEDSCEDEEPLQSKDWKLLWCSSPFIRKTGSSKKKLKLKPGPTKYASSHAKDIKSCFQLFMPNSIENIILHMTNKEGRRVHKESWTMLDRIDLQAFTGLMILTGVYRSKNESIESLWHDRTGRAIFQTAMPVNQFLNISRIVRFDDHETTCARFQKDTLAPIRDVWDKWVDLLPCMYNPGPEVTVGERLVPFRGHCPFRHYTLRKPGRCGIKLWVACDAKSSYAWNVQLDAGKAADGKAEKNRGARVVLDVTQGLRGHNVTCDRSLTSYALGKELLKRKLTMVGAVRQSKPELPPQLVDTKGRGIFSSKFAFTQTHALVSYIPRKYQNVLVMSTRHSGAGVSSKSINAYSCKQKTNRWPLVLFFTMLDVSAYNASVVWTEVNPDWNKVKFAKRRTFLEELGKALVSPQMERRKPVPRPYTCASDTTVKEQAAVKPPDANSTPSKSKRKRCRVCARNKTSTVCQNCNAYICKVHAVITTRCYSCK
- the LOC130554176 gene encoding piggyBac transposable element-derived protein 4-like isoform X1, encoding MSKAFTELRSVVNDLSDTDSMADFNRVRHESMDMSDIEDDGPETTPVEPPNDTAEDSCEDEEPLQSKDWKLLWCSSPFIRKTGSSKKKLKLKPGPTKYASSHAKDIKSCFQLFMPNSIENIILHMTNKEGRRVHKESWTMLDRIDLQAFTGLMILTGVYRSKNESIESLWHDRTGRAIFQTAMPVNQFLNISRIVRFDDHETTCARFQKDTLAPIRDVWDKWVDLLPCMYNPGPEVTVGERLVPFRGHCPFRHYTLRKPGRCGIKLWVACDAKSSYAWNVQLDAGKAADGKAEKNRGARVVLDVTQGLRGHNVTCDRSLTSYALGKELLKRKLTMVGAVRQSKPELPPQLVDTKGRGIFSSKFAFTQTHALVSYIPRKYQNVLVMSTRHSGAGVSSKVSKKPSLILDYDRYKRGVDNLNRSINAYSCKQKTNRWPLVLFFTMLDVSAYNASVVWTEVNPDWNKVKFAKRRTFLEELGKALVSPQMERRKPVPRPYTCASDTTVKEQAAVKPPDANSTPSKSKRKRCRVCARNKTSTVCQNCNAYICKVHAVITTRCYSCK